A genomic region of Catalinimonas niigatensis contains the following coding sequences:
- the moeB gene encoding molybdopterin-synthase adenylyltransferase MoeB: MFSKEELERYSRHLIIPDFNIEGQRKLKTAKVLVVGCGGLGAPLLSYLVAAGVGTVGIVDYDVVDPSNLHRQVLFTLEDIGKPKAEVAAKRLKLQNPFVQFHTYNRQLTSENALDIIKDYDVVADGTDNFPTRYLVNDACVLLGKVNVYASIYRFEGQLSVFNYPDQHGNFGPNYRDLFPSPPPPHLVPNCAEGGVIGVLPGIMGSLQANEVIKVISGIGDPLTGKLFIFDTLSFENRTLNFRKNPDNPLNGDHPRQKGLIDYEEFCGIKISTKENEEYIHEISAEQLNQMMQKEEDFQLIDVRHPYEYEIANIGGTLIPLPDLEGHLEKISKGKKVVIHCRSGQRSISAIKLLQEKYRYKNLVNLKGGLLSWAEKIDHQMPKY, from the coding sequence ATGTTTAGTAAAGAAGAACTGGAGCGTTATAGCAGACATTTAATCATTCCTGATTTTAACATTGAAGGACAGAGGAAACTCAAAACAGCTAAAGTGCTTGTTGTTGGCTGTGGTGGGTTGGGCGCACCACTTCTCTCCTACTTAGTGGCTGCAGGAGTAGGTACTGTTGGTATCGTTGATTATGATGTGGTTGATCCCAGTAACCTTCATCGCCAGGTACTTTTCACCCTGGAAGATATAGGTAAACCTAAAGCGGAAGTAGCTGCTAAGAGGCTTAAGTTACAGAACCCATTTGTACAATTTCATACTTACAACAGACAACTTACTTCAGAAAATGCTCTGGATATTATTAAAGATTATGATGTTGTTGCAGATGGAACCGATAATTTTCCTACCCGTTATCTGGTCAATGATGCCTGTGTTCTACTGGGTAAGGTGAATGTTTATGCTTCTATATATCGCTTTGAAGGTCAGTTATCTGTATTCAATTACCCAGACCAGCATGGCAACTTTGGGCCGAATTATCGTGATCTCTTTCCTTCCCCACCTCCTCCCCATTTGGTGCCCAACTGTGCCGAAGGTGGGGTAATTGGTGTTTTGCCAGGAATCATGGGCAGCCTTCAGGCCAATGAAGTTATTAAGGTCATCAGTGGCATTGGTGACCCTTTGACAGGAAAGCTATTCATCTTTGATACTTTAAGTTTTGAAAACAGGACTTTAAATTTCAGGAAAAATCCTGATAATCCACTCAATGGAGATCACCCCAGGCAGAAAGGTCTGATAGATTATGAAGAGTTTTGTGGGATAAAGATTTCCACTAAAGAAAATGAAGAATATATTCATGAAATCAGTGCGGAACAACTTAATCAAATGATGCAAAAAGAGGAAGACTTTCAACTCATAGATGTACGCCATCCTTATGAATATGAAATAGCAAATATTGGAGGAACATTGATACCTCTTCCTGACTTAGAAGGCCATCTTGAAAAAATATCCAAAGGAAAAAAAGTAGTCATTCACTGTCGCAGCGGACAAAGAAGTATATCTGCAATCAAGCTTCTTCAGGAAAAATACAGGTATAAAAACTTAGTAAACCTTAAAGGTGGCTTATTGTCCTGGGCAGAAAAAATTGACCATCAAATGCCTAAGTATTGA
- the folK gene encoding 2-amino-4-hydroxy-6-hydroxymethyldihydropteridine diphosphokinase, producing MKSIKGIYLLLGSNLGDRMRVLDDTRILIKEKVGKIQKISFVYETEPWGIRNQPSFYNQVLEIQTGLSPHDLLKSLQDIENEIGKIKLGKWRERLIDIDILYYDQLIIDDEYLTLPHPEIQNRKFTLIPMCEVNPDFIHPIFNNIQKELLLKCPDKLNVWPLNTNLV from the coding sequence GTGAAGTCGATCAAAGGAATATATTTATTGCTAGGCAGTAATCTGGGAGATAGAATGCGGGTATTAGATGATACCCGTATCCTTATCAAGGAAAAAGTGGGAAAGATCCAGAAAATATCTTTTGTATATGAGACTGAACCTTGGGGTATACGAAATCAGCCATCCTTTTATAATCAGGTTTTGGAAATACAAACAGGTCTAAGTCCACATGATTTATTAAAAAGTTTACAGGATATTGAAAATGAAATTGGAAAAATTAAACTTGGAAAATGGAGAGAACGGCTGATTGATATTGATATACTTTATTATGATCAATTAATTATAGATGATGAATATTTAACACTTCCTCATCCAGAGATTCAAAATAGAAAGTTTACCCTGATTCCTATGTGTGAAGTAAATCCTGATTTTATTCATCCTATTTTTAACAACATACAAAAAGAGTTGCTACTTAAATGTCCTGACAAGCTAAATGTATGGCCACTAAATACAAATTTGGTGTAA
- the sppA gene encoding signal peptide peptidase SppA, whose translation MRFLRIVLASVVGLVVFFGILILVLIGIASSAASEQEVDIEDQSVLRIELDKPIVERDIEEPLSSMLFPGSSNGSIGLIGLNEAIKKAKEDDRIKGIYLDAGISLAGFASLKEIRNSLLDFKESGKFIIAYSEILSERAYYLTSIADYIYLHPLGDLEFNGLVVEVTFIKNMLEKLGVEPQVFRVGDFKSAIEPLTRTDMSDSSRLQTQEYVSNMYNVFLEEISASRNIPVVTLREIADSMKVRSPEEAKTYGLITDTAYYDIVLQTIAKELNLEDSVELNEDDINFVSLKNYEKAIGQETEDYTRNRVAVIVATGTIINGEGEGSVIGGETFAKEIRKARLDDNIKAIVLRINSGGGSALASDIMWREIQLAKKVKPVIASMSDVAASGGYYMAMGCDTIVAHPNTITGSIGIFGVVPNAQELLQKIGVTTDYVQTGQFSNLFSLTRPMSSNGKQIIQNQVEQGYEDFTRKAANGRNMSQAQLKSVASGRVWSGVEAKEKNLIDVFGGLDVAIEIALDKAGLEDDYQIKYYPKQKTFFEQIMTELGQEIRVYQLKRELGIAYPFIHKLKELEYLQGIQARMPFEIEVK comes from the coding sequence ATGAGATTTTTACGGATAGTTTTAGCTTCAGTTGTAGGGCTTGTTGTCTTCTTTGGTATTCTTATCTTAGTTCTGATTGGAATAGCTTCTAGCGCAGCCTCTGAGCAAGAGGTAGATATTGAAGATCAAAGTGTACTTCGTATTGAGTTAGATAAACCTATTGTAGAACGTGATATAGAGGAACCCCTCAGCAGTATGTTGTTTCCAGGTAGCAGCAATGGTAGCATTGGTTTGATAGGTTTAAATGAAGCGATAAAAAAAGCAAAAGAAGATGACAGGATTAAAGGAATATATCTGGATGCTGGCATCTCTTTAGCCGGTTTTGCTTCACTTAAAGAAATCAGGAATTCACTACTTGACTTTAAAGAATCAGGTAAATTCATTATTGCATACAGCGAGATTTTATCTGAACGAGCTTATTATCTTACCTCCATTGCCGATTATATTTATTTACATCCTTTAGGTGATCTTGAGTTTAATGGATTGGTTGTAGAAGTTACTTTCATTAAAAATATGCTGGAAAAATTGGGCGTTGAACCTCAGGTTTTTAGAGTAGGTGATTTCAAAAGTGCGATTGAACCTTTGACCCGAACTGATATGAGCGATTCAAGCCGCCTACAGACACAGGAATATGTAAGTAATATGTATAATGTATTTTTAGAAGAAATATCTGCCTCCCGTAATATACCTGTCGTAACACTACGTGAGATAGCCGATTCAATGAAAGTAAGGTCTCCAGAAGAAGCAAAAACCTATGGTCTTATCACTGACACTGCGTATTATGACATAGTACTTCAGACAATAGCAAAAGAACTGAATCTAGAAGACTCAGTGGAACTCAATGAAGACGATATTAATTTTGTTTCTCTTAAGAATTATGAAAAGGCCATTGGACAAGAAACGGAAGACTATACAAGAAATCGTGTAGCTGTGATCGTTGCTACAGGTACTATTATTAATGGTGAAGGAGAAGGTTCTGTAATTGGAGGTGAAACCTTTGCCAAAGAAATTCGCAAAGCCCGGTTGGATGATAATATCAAAGCGATAGTGCTTAGAATTAATTCTGGAGGTGGAAGTGCACTAGCCTCTGACATTATGTGGAGAGAAATTCAGTTGGCTAAAAAAGTTAAACCAGTGATTGCTTCTATGTCAGATGTAGCTGCGTCAGGAGGATATTATATGGCTATGGGCTGCGATACTATCGTTGCACACCCCAACACCATTACTGGCTCCATTGGTATATTTGGTGTAGTTCCTAATGCACAAGAACTTCTTCAAAAGATTGGTGTCACTACTGACTACGTACAAACTGGCCAGTTTTCTAACCTTTTTAGTTTAACTCGGCCTATGTCATCTAATGGAAAACAAATTATTCAAAATCAGGTAGAGCAAGGATATGAGGATTTTACCCGCAAAGCTGCTAATGGTCGTAACATGTCTCAGGCGCAACTAAAATCTGTTGCTTCCGGAAGAGTCTGGAGTGGCGTGGAAGCCAAAGAGAAAAATCTGATTGATGTATTTGGAGGATTAGATGTTGCTATTGAGATTGCTTTGGATAAAGCAGGATTAGAAGATGATTACCAGATAAAATATTACCCTAAACAGAAGACCTTTTTTGAGCAAATTATGACGGAACTGGGGCAAGAAATCCGGGTTTATCAATTGAAAAGAGAGCTAGGTATTGCCTATCCTTTTATTCATAAACTCAAAGAATTAGAGTATTTGCAGGGTATACAAGCCAGAATGCCATTCGAAATTGAAGTTAAGTAA
- a CDS encoding nucleoside-diphosphate sugar epimerase/dehydratase yields the protein MISKLRPNQYSKALIVLLVIVDIIAITFSFNLSLWLQQDVTEYNNPGYSSFAFAWLLVWVIINLFADAYSMDHHRRIRKIFGYTFRLSLLHLPLSASLALIIGLNTFSFTFLTDIYLLFIAFSVGIKSIILLVYRYICNLEKNKHRVVIVGYTPSGLNLHRYFTEGKSSGYHFAGFFDNNTNHPLVMGDLERMKRFCVRENVNEIFYALPYDNALIKEISSFADDNFIRFGILQDIAGIQVRTFHSDIFDNNLPVLSLRSSTEKHENLRTGYHKALSVLRSLNL from the coding sequence ATGATTAGTAAACTAAGACCAAATCAATACTCCAAAGCTCTTATTGTGCTGCTGGTTATCGTAGATATTATAGCCATAACTTTTTCTTTTAATTTATCATTATGGTTACAGCAAGATGTTACGGAATATAATAATCCTGGATATTCATCATTTGCTTTCGCCTGGTTACTTGTTTGGGTTATCATTAACCTGTTTGCAGATGCTTATTCAATGGATCACCATCGGAGAATAAGAAAAATATTTGGTTACACATTTAGATTATCTTTGCTTCACTTACCTTTATCCGCTTCGTTAGCTCTAATAATAGGTCTTAATACGTTTTCATTTACTTTCCTTACTGACATTTACCTCTTATTTATTGCTTTTTCTGTGGGAATTAAAAGCATTATTTTATTAGTCTATCGTTATATTTGTAATCTGGAAAAAAATAAACATAGAGTAGTTATTGTGGGATATACACCAAGTGGGCTAAACCTCCATCGCTATTTTACAGAAGGTAAATCTTCAGGGTATCATTTTGCTGGTTTTTTTGATAATAATACAAATCATCCTTTGGTCATGGGTGATCTAGAGCGAATGAAGAGGTTTTGTGTTCGCGAAAATGTTAATGAAATATTTTATGCGCTTCCCTATGACAATGCTTTAATTAAGGAAATTTCCAGCTTCGCAGATGATAACTTTATTCGCTTTGGAATACTTCAAGATATTGCGGGCATTCAGGTGAGGACGTTTCATTCAGATATTTTTGATAACAATCTACCCGTTTTGTCTTTAAGATCTTCTACTGAAAAGCATGAAAATTTAAGAACAGGTTATCATAAAGCTTTAAGCGTTCTAAGATCATTAAATCTTTAA
- a CDS encoding DoxX family membrane protein has translation METAIIVAGTPVVRIMLGLIMVSVPSYAFLNKDFPPKQPEKAQRLMHSFRESGYLLYFIQSTELLMGLLLLSGYFTPLAALILMPVSINILLFHLFLAPPIGAGILIFLMNVLLLWACRADYMALLHP, from the coding sequence ATGGAAACAGCCATTATAGTCGCCGGGACGCCGGTCGTCAGGATCATGTTAGGACTTATCATGGTATCGGTCCCTTCTTATGCCTTCCTGAACAAAGATTTTCCACCCAAACAGCCGGAGAAAGCCCAAAGGCTGATGCATAGCTTCAGGGAGAGTGGTTATCTGCTCTATTTCATACAGAGCACAGAACTGCTGATGGGACTTCTGCTCCTAAGCGGTTATTTCACGCCGCTGGCAGCGCTCATCCTAATGCCTGTCTCCATCAACATCCTTTTGTTTCACCTTTTTCTGGCACCACCCATCGGAGCTGGTATCTTAATCTTTCTGATGAATGTCTTACTGCTCTGGGCCTGTCGTGCCGATTATATGGCTCTCTTACATCCCTGA